A single region of the Thermotoga profunda AZM34c06 genome encodes:
- a CDS encoding heterodisulfide reductase subunit A-like protein, whose amino-acid sequence MNVFEVLNAIRRENLVDFVALHPQLCADDGDTYLKTLTKDDQIEKLYVAGCDPAMQKKMYRDAFETSNFDRSKHVGVDIRNMTTEQAIEAIKNMIKNS is encoded by the coding sequence ATGAATGTTTTTGAAGTGCTCAATGCTATAAGAAGAGAAAATTTGGTTGATTTTGTCGCACTTCATCCACAACTGTGCGCAGATGATGGAGATACTTACTTGAAAACATTGACAAAAGACGATCAAATAGAAAAGCTGTATGTAGCGGGTTGTGATCCAGCGATGCAAAAAAAGATGTACAGGGATGCTTTTGAAACGAGTAATTTTGACAGATCGAAACACGTTGGTGTAGATATAAGAAATATGACTACAGAACAGGCAATTGAAGCAATTAAGAATATGATCAAAAATAGCTGA
- the pdo gene encoding protein disulfide oxidoreductase yields the protein MALISEKDAKYLQKVFSEQLKDPVKILIFVDDKTECEYCDLTQQVLEELSSIDSKMEMYVYHVKKDREIAERYRVDMTPAIILLDKEGNDTRVRFYGIPSGHEFSSLIQDIISISTGKPSFFNAEQIEKIRSINQPLRIKVFVTPTCPYCPKAVLMAHSAAMVNSNIVAEMIEANEFPELSMNYGVSSVPHTFINDKYDFVGAYPENAFIQELFKATGR from the coding sequence ATGGCATTGATAAGTGAAAAAGACGCAAAGTATCTTCAAAAAGTCTTCTCGGAGCAATTGAAAGATCCAGTGAAAATTCTGATCTTTGTTGATGACAAAACTGAATGTGAGTACTGCGATCTTACTCAGCAAGTGCTCGAAGAATTGTCTTCAATTGATAGCAAAATGGAGATGTATGTCTATCATGTGAAAAAAGATCGTGAAATTGCAGAGCGATACAGAGTAGATATGACACCAGCTATAATCCTTCTTGATAAAGAAGGTAACGATACAAGAGTGAGATTTTACGGAATACCATCTGGTCATGAATTCTCCAGTTTGATACAGGATATCATATCGATTTCAACGGGTAAACCATCGTTCTTCAATGCAGAGCAAATTGAAAAGATTCGTTCTATAAACCAACCCCTTCGAATAAAGGTTTTTGTGACACCAACTTGTCCTTATTGTCCAAAGGCTGTATTGATGGCACATAGTGCGGCGATGGTTAATTCAAACATAGTTGCCGAGATGATAGAAGCAAATGAATTTCCAGAGTTGAGTATGAACTATGGAGTCTCCTCCGTTCCTCATACCTTTATCAACGACAAATACGATTTTGTTGGTGCATATCCAGAAAATGCATTCATACAAGAACTTTTCAAAGCAACTGGGAGATGA
- a CDS encoding NfeD family protein has product MEPFVVWLIFGVIFVIGEILTPTFFLFWFGIGAFVASAVSIAFGTLVQVITFIVISGLLVILTRPLTKKLTKEQPRKIHIDEIIGKIGSVIETIDNEQGKGLVKINGDIWRAYSNDDSVIQEGERVKILKVEGAHVIVERLKGGE; this is encoded by the coding sequence ATGGAACCTTTTGTAGTGTGGTTGATCTTTGGCGTGATCTTCGTGATAGGAGAAATACTCACCCCGACATTTTTCTTGTTCTGGTTCGGAATAGGTGCATTCGTAGCGTCTGCGGTTAGTATCGCTTTTGGTACGTTGGTCCAAGTCATAACTTTCATCGTGATCTCTGGTCTTTTGGTCATTTTAACCAGACCATTAACTAAAAAATTAACCAAGGAACAACCACGTAAGATACACATAGATGAGATAATAGGAAAAATCGGTTCAGTGATTGAAACAATCGATAACGAACAAGGTAAAGGTCTTGTCAAGATCAATGGCGATATATGGCGAGCTTACTCCAATGACGATTCTGTTATCCAAGAAGGGGAAAGGGTCAAAATTCTAAAAGTGGAAGGAGCACATGTCATCGTCGAAAGACTAAAAGGAGGTGAATGA
- a CDS encoding ATP-binding protein encodes MAKNWYPVIDYDKCAGCLSCANFCPHGVYTIKDGKPVVTNPLECVEFCRGCQKLCDYGAITYSTEVKVHG; translated from the coding sequence ATGGCAAAGAACTGGTATCCAGTTATTGATTACGACAAATGTGCTGGATGTCTGAGTTGTGCAAATTTCTGTCCTCATGGAGTTTACACAATCAAGGATGGTAAACCTGTTGTCACAAATCCTCTTGAATGTGTGGAGTTTTGCAGAGGTTGTCAAAAACTTTGTGACTACGGCGCGATAACTTACTCGACGGAGGTGAAAGTCCATGGGTAA
- a CDS encoding class II glutamine amidotransferase, with protein MIAVCRMIGFSFETEQDVGVFFKHLQSMAQNGKSAPHNHGWGVYAIKDNAVIYYRSPRPAYEEEMTSFPAKIGIFHARKASEHLPITFLQLHPFIDNRGKAFCHNGTIYDIEYSSIDSDTYSYFLKIKDFSNYEDLTNKIGEIAQNYRHTGMNFLMINNDELVVYCGYSGNKDYYTLWYRDTNGFVVSSEPMDQRFKPIDNKTLLVVKDGKIEQLRSI; from the coding sequence GTGATAGCTGTGTGCAGGATGATTGGTTTTTCTTTTGAAACTGAACAAGATGTAGGTGTATTTTTCAAACATTTACAATCAATGGCTCAAAATGGTAAGAGTGCTCCCCACAACCACGGGTGGGGAGTTTATGCTATCAAAGACAACGCAGTGATCTATTATCGCTCACCAAGGCCGGCGTATGAAGAAGAAATGACTTCGTTTCCTGCAAAAATAGGGATCTTTCACGCAAGAAAGGCATCAGAGCACTTGCCGATAACCTTTTTGCAACTCCATCCATTTATAGATAACAGAGGCAAGGCATTTTGTCACAACGGAACTATATATGACATTGAGTACTCTTCAATAGATAGCGATACTTACTCATATTTCTTGAAAATCAAAGATTTCTCAAATTACGAAGATCTAACTAACAAAATCGGGGAAATAGCTCAAAATTACAGGCACACAGGTATGAATTTTTTGATGATCAATAACGATGAACTGGTTGTTTATTGCGGATACAGTGGAAATAAAGATTACTACACTCTATGGTATCGAGATACAAATGGCTTTGTGGTGAGCTCAGAACCGATGGATCAAAGATTCAAACCGATAGATAATAAAACACTTCTCGTTGTGAAGGATGGAAAAATAGAGCAACTGAGATCGATTTAA
- the trxB gene encoding thioredoxin-disulfide reductase, which produces MIFDTGHRSEIRDYYDVITVGGGPAALGAAVYATRAGLSVLVVEKTLEGGQLNLTTYIDNYLGFPSIEGQELAGRMKEHAQSLGTHFLNEQVKHIIINGDERIIETEDGRMIKSHVLMIATGADPKKLNVPGEKELTAKGISYCATCDGYFFKDKDVAVVGGGDTAINDALYLAKIARSVTVIHRRDKLRAVKILQDRAFSNQKIKFAFNKVVESFSGTKKLEEVILRDTKTGELSNIKVDGVFIAIGLVPNSDFVKGVVNTDESGYIITDEFMQTNIPRVYAIGDVRKKSVRQIITAVSDGAIAATHAAENYFT; this is translated from the coding sequence GTGATCTTTGATACAGGTCATAGGAGTGAGATAAGAGATTATTACGATGTGATCACTGTTGGCGGTGGTCCTGCCGCACTTGGTGCAGCTGTTTATGCCACTCGTGCTGGTTTGAGCGTACTCGTTGTAGAGAAGACACTTGAAGGCGGTCAATTGAATCTCACTACTTATATAGACAACTATCTTGGTTTTCCCTCGATCGAAGGTCAAGAACTCGCTGGGAGAATGAAAGAACATGCCCAGTCACTTGGCACACATTTTTTGAATGAACAGGTGAAACATATCATAATAAACGGTGACGAAAGAATCATTGAGACAGAAGATGGGAGAATGATAAAATCACACGTTTTGATGATAGCAACAGGTGCCGATCCGAAAAAATTGAATGTGCCTGGTGAGAAAGAATTGACTGCAAAGGGTATCTCATATTGTGCAACTTGTGATGGTTATTTCTTCAAAGACAAAGATGTAGCGGTTGTTGGTGGTGGAGACACAGCTATAAACGATGCACTCTATCTTGCCAAAATAGCAAGGTCTGTAACTGTAATTCACAGACGTGACAAATTGAGAGCTGTTAAGATACTGCAAGACAGAGCCTTTTCCAATCAAAAGATCAAATTCGCGTTCAACAAAGTCGTTGAAAGTTTTTCAGGAACAAAGAAATTGGAGGAAGTTATTCTTAGAGACACCAAAACAGGTGAATTGAGCAACATAAAAGTTGACGGTGTTTTCATAGCTATCGGTCTGGTACCAAATTCAGATTTTGTCAAGGGTGTTGTCAACACTGACGAATCTGGTTATATCATCACAGATGAATTCATGCAAACTAATATTCCAAGGGTGTATGCCATAGGAGATGTTAGAAAAAAGAGTGTCAGACAGATAATAACTGCGGTTTCAGATGGCGCAATAGCAGCTACGCACGCAGCAGAGAATTATTTCACATAA
- a CDS encoding ArsR/SmtB family transcription factor yields the protein MYNSERRKVVQVEEIFKALACKWRIEIIKQIAKQDLCMCDLEAANYIDKTTISRHIAILQNAGIIELRREGQKKRIILKDNRILELINLAEKIVEK from the coding sequence TTGTACAACAGTGAAAGGAGGAAAGTTGTGCAAGTCGAAGAGATTTTTAAAGCCCTGGCATGCAAATGGAGGATTGAAATCATAAAACAGATAGCAAAACAAGATCTTTGCATGTGTGATCTTGAAGCGGCAAATTATATCGATAAAACAACTATTTCAAGGCATATAGCCATTTTACAAAATGCTGGAATTATTGAGTTGCGAAGAGAAGGGCAGAAAAAAAGAATAATCCTAAAGGACAACAGGATTCTGGAACTCATAAATTTGGCTGAAAAGATCGTTGAAAAATGA
- a CDS encoding SPFH domain-containing protein, with protein sequence MIIALGVVAVLILIIAATGIKVVRPYQRGLIERLGKFHREAGPGLHFIVPFFDRMTRVDLREMVIDVPPQEVITKDNVVVTVDAVIYYEVTDAYKVVYNVNNFQFATLKLAQTNLRNVIGELELDQTLTSREKINTRLRTVLDDATDKWGVRITRVEIKKIDPPKDITDAMSKQMKAERTKRAAILEAEGIKQAEILKAEGERNAAILRAEGEAEAIKKVAEANRFKLIAEAQGQAEAIINVFKAIHEGAPTSDLIAIKYLDALKEIANGKATKIFLPMEASAILSSLAGIAEVLKKEPQGEEKKQA encoded by the coding sequence ATGATAATTGCACTCGGTGTAGTTGCCGTTTTGATATTGATAATAGCTGCAACTGGTATCAAGGTGGTAAGACCATATCAAAGGGGATTGATTGAAAGACTTGGTAAATTTCACAGAGAGGCTGGACCGGGTTTACATTTCATAGTTCCATTTTTTGACAGAATGACGAGGGTTGATCTGAGAGAAATGGTGATAGATGTACCTCCTCAAGAGGTTATAACCAAAGATAACGTTGTAGTCACAGTTGATGCCGTAATATACTATGAGGTCACCGATGCGTACAAAGTAGTGTACAATGTCAATAACTTTCAATTTGCAACACTCAAACTTGCGCAAACTAACTTGAGAAATGTAATAGGAGAACTCGAACTGGATCAAACTCTCACCTCAAGAGAGAAGATAAACACGAGATTGAGAACGGTTTTGGATGATGCCACGGATAAATGGGGGGTAAGGATAACCAGAGTTGAAATCAAGAAAATAGATCCGCCCAAAGACATAACTGATGCCATGAGTAAACAGATGAAAGCCGAGAGGACCAAAAGGGCAGCGATTCTTGAAGCAGAAGGTATAAAACAAGCAGAAATTCTCAAAGCTGAAGGCGAGAGAAATGCAGCCATTTTAAGAGCCGAAGGTGAGGCTGAGGCAATTAAGAAGGTCGCTGAAGCCAATAGATTTAAACTCATAGCAGAAGCTCAAGGTCAAGCTGAAGCAATCATAAATGTTTTCAAAGCCATACATGAAGGTGCACCTACAAGTGATTTAATTGCAATCAAATACCTTGATGCACTTAAAGAGATTGCCAACGGCAAGGCAACTAAGATATTCTTACCGATGGAAGCCTCGGCTATCCTTTCGAGTTTAGCAGGTATAGCAGAGGTTTTGAAAAAAGAACCACAAGGAGAGGAGAAAAAACAGGCGTGA